CTGCCCCCCTTCGCTACGATCCCTCTTCCCGCGGTGGCTCGTCCTGGATCGCCTGATCCAGCAGCAAACTGAAGTCTTTCGATTTCCGGTCTACCCGGTTTCGCAACTCCTCGAGGTCCTGCTCGAGCCCGCGTAGCCGGTCGGCCATGTGCAGGCAGGCCAGCACGGCAATTCGAGACGAATCCAGGTTGCCGGCGCGGGCGGCAACGGAAGTCATCAACTCGTCCACCGCATTGGCCAGATGCTCAGTTTCGGACGGGTCC
This DNA window, taken from bacterium, encodes the following:
- a CDS encoding cell division protein ZapA; translated protein: MASDASDKKQVRVTIFNQTYTLRTAGDPSETEHLANAVDELMTSVAARAGNLDSSRIAVLACLHMADRLRGLEQDLEELRNRVDRKSKDFSLLLDQAIQDEPPREEGS